In one Bartonella grahamii subsp. shimonis genomic region, the following are encoded:
- a CDS encoding type IV secretion system protein — protein sequence MAVESKGIFSYIDNMLMEPITDTMGKVINNLSSSLGAPLKLSCTIYIIFMGYNIIYGRSSMPLWEFIVTTFKLGIVVSLATNAALYNAWISGIFFHDLPNAISNVTQGAHVDRNVWDNMINKAGAQVLDAANQYTGLTQMGKFIATWIAGFICLVAAIFFCLVGFVVSLFAKLGLFLVISIGPLFISLYMFSSTRKFTEAWLGQVANFIILYVLVVLLGGLYVNISMDVFSGDIKNIFTTLIQFLVVGLGGIHLFLRLPDIASALASGGASLTGSGPVAKTTAQLSGRAANAATRGIKKLASLLKKGLS from the coding sequence ATGGCAGTAGAAAGCAAAGGCATATTTTCTTATATCGACAATATGTTGATGGAGCCCATTACAGATACAATGGGTAAAGTCATTAACAACCTCTCATCAAGCTTAGGTGCTCCGCTTAAGCTATCTTGTACAATTTACATTATATTTATGGGGTACAATATCATCTATGGGCGCTCTTCCATGCCCTTATGGGAATTTATAGTAACAACTTTCAAACTCGGCATCGTTGTTTCACTTGCCACAAACGCTGCTCTTTATAATGCGTGGATCAGTGGTATATTTTTCCATGATCTGCCGAATGCCATTTCAAATGTCACACAAGGAGCGCATGTGGATCGAAATGTATGGGACAATATGATAAACAAAGCTGGAGCACAGGTTTTGGACGCAGCAAACCAGTACACAGGTCTGACTCAAATGGGGAAGTTTATTGCGACATGGATTGCTGGTTTTATCTGCCTAGTTGCTGCTATCTTTTTTTGTCTAGTCGGTTTTGTTGTTTCATTATTTGCTAAATTGGGTTTGTTTCTTGTCATATCAATAGGACCACTCTTCATAAGCCTCTATATGTTTTCCTCAACCAGAAAATTCACAGAAGCATGGTTAGGGCAAGTTGCAAACTTCATCATTTTATATGTGTTAGTCGTGCTGCTTGGTGGCTTATATGTTAACATTTCAATGGACGTTTTTTCAGGAGATATTAAAAATATCTTCACTACTTTAATTCAGTTCTTGGTTGTTGGTCTTGGTGGTATTCACCTTTTCCTCAGACTCCCTGATATCGCATCAGCTTTAGCCTCTGGGGGGGCTTCTCTTACAGGATCAGGACCAGTTGCTAAAACAACGGCTCAACTAAGTGGACGAGCTGCTAATGCAGCAACAAGGGGCATTAAAAAACTAGCATCACTATTAAAAAAAGGTCTAAGTTAA
- a CDS encoding type IV secretion protein VblB7 — protein sequence MREFKKIGIILPFLFLSGCMSSPNTLKSLPKCDGYSKRPLNRSMWNWEGKKPTPTPIIISNNTPSPVKEGKLETLLAQKLTDEEIKSYKNCGQKA from the coding sequence ATGCGGGAATTTAAAAAAATTGGGATTATTTTACCATTTCTCTTTCTCAGTGGCTGTATGTCTTCACCAAACACACTGAAGTCACTCCCAAAGTGTGATGGATATTCTAAACGTCCACTCAACAGATCAATGTGGAATTGGGAAGGGAAAAAACCCACGCCCACACCAATCATTATCAGTAACAACACCCCTTCACCCGTGAAAGAAGGTAAGCTGGAAACGCTTCTGGCACAAAAATTAACGGATGAAGAAATCAAATCTTACAAAAATTGCGGGCAAAAAGCATGA
- a CDS encoding virB8 family protein — protein MKEKDIEQYIAEARSFDQDRMLASRRTTRVSLAIAGIAVAVAIMSSLAVITLTPLKTVEPFVIRVDNSTGIVEVVEALKEGPTNVDEAITRYFAAKYVRSREGFTTEETQHNFQTVSLLSSSEEQQRFASWYGARNPQSPQILYKHAAVTITIKSISFINDDVAQVRYYRTIHDNDNNRDFITHWVATLTFEYINAPISVQNRLINPLGFIVSEYRTDPEVVN, from the coding sequence ATGAAAGAAAAAGACATAGAACAATACATTGCTGAAGCACGCTCGTTCGATCAAGATCGCATGCTCGCCTCACGCCGCACCACCCGCGTCTCGCTTGCCATTGCCGGCATAGCCGTTGCAGTTGCAATAATGTCTTCTCTCGCGGTCATCACCCTCACGCCCCTTAAAACCGTGGAACCTTTTGTCATCCGTGTGGACAATTCAACCGGCATTGTTGAAGTTGTGGAAGCCCTAAAAGAAGGTCCCACCAATGTCGACGAAGCAATCACACGCTACTTTGCTGCAAAATATGTCCGCTCCCGTGAAGGCTTCACCACAGAAGAAACACAACACAATTTCCAAACCGTCTCCCTCCTCTCTTCTTCTGAAGAACAGCAAAGATTTGCCAGCTGGTATGGAGCAAGAAATCCCCAAAGTCCTCAAATTCTCTATAAACACGCTGCCGTTACAATAACAATAAAATCAATCTCCTTTATCAATGACGATGTTGCCCAAGTGCGTTACTACAGAACCATCCATGACAACGACAACAACAGAGACTTCATCACCCACTGGGTTGCAACACTTACCTTTGAATACATCAATGCCCCTATCTCTGTCCAAAACCGTTTGATAAATCCTCTAGGGTTTATTGTTAGTGAATATAGAACCGATCCGGAAGTGGTCAACTGA
- the virB9 gene encoding P-type conjugative transfer protein VirB9, translated as MTKKILFLILNIAITFSLTPSHASVFPTRAPSDSRIRFINYDAYNVTKIIGSIRSSVQIEFSPNEEIAHVAIGNSVAWEVAPAGNILFLKAREVQPITNLQVVTTKLDGSKRSYQFELMIKDGEISSGQETYFLVKFRYPQEEAEQRRLAALMRQEKKQSQRIDNVFNAYETYGPRNWAYTAQGSSVLEPASVYDNGKTTTFTFPDNQEIPAIYIVNNDGTESLVPKTTRGNMVIVHAISAHFTLRKGKNVLCVFNEAYQPKGTNPNTGTTSPSVERKIASDL; from the coding sequence ATGACAAAAAAAATTCTTTTTCTCATTCTTAACATCGCTATTACCTTTTCTTTAACGCCTAGCCATGCCAGTGTTTTTCCCACCCGTGCGCCAAGCGATAGCCGCATTCGCTTTATCAACTATGATGCCTATAATGTGACAAAAATTATTGGCTCCATACGCTCATCGGTACAAATAGAATTTTCTCCCAATGAAGAAATTGCCCATGTGGCAATTGGCAACAGCGTTGCATGGGAAGTCGCCCCCGCTGGCAATATTCTTTTCCTCAAAGCAAGAGAAGTCCAACCCATTACCAATCTCCAAGTCGTCACCACAAAGCTTGATGGCTCAAAGCGCTCCTATCAATTTGAACTGATGATCAAAGATGGGGAAATTTCCTCTGGACAAGAAACATATTTCCTTGTGAAATTTCGCTACCCACAAGAAGAAGCAGAACAAAGAAGACTCGCAGCCCTTATGCGACAAGAAAAAAAACAATCCCAGCGTATTGATAATGTCTTCAACGCGTATGAAACCTACGGACCACGCAATTGGGCTTACACCGCTCAAGGCTCAAGCGTGCTCGAACCCGCCTCCGTTTATGACAATGGCAAAACTACAACATTTACATTTCCAGACAACCAAGAAATCCCTGCCATTTACATCGTCAACAATGACGGTACAGAATCGCTGGTTCCCAAAACCACAAGAGGCAACATGGTTATTGTCCATGCCATTAGCGCGCACTTCACCCTAAGAAAGGGAAAAAACGTCCTATGCGTTTTTAATGAAGCCTATCAACCAAAAGGCACAAATCCAAATACCGGAACAACCTCACCATCTGTTGAACGTAAAATTGCATCAGATCTTTAA
- the virB10 gene encoding type IV secretion system protein VirB10 has translation MSDKPIIEDRGSIGDGKNNSAKTAGKKIVVAIACIGICGYVLWNILSTPTEQKDTAKAHKKQEKSFHNTLAPLELAPSDPRANIAPITLPPPQPLAPEPKKDDPLLDAARRAPVLAFARGSKSQLKDIVNTTLNPLEKFHALENLANAQNSPALQNTQNFATLLKPTTTEETKAKLIGNRNFIIAMGTSIPCILETALNSDQPGFASCIINRDILSDNGRVVLLDKGTQVVGEYRGGIKQGQSRLFVLWTRAKTPTGVIIPLASPATDTLGRAGFDGNINTHWWERFGSSLLLTVIDGVTTTLTNRMQKKSNNAGANNSAGGGFEGASSLGKDTATVALENQINIPPTLEKFQGELVNIFVARDLDFSSVYKLVVKSKRNRSTPSYSFFH, from the coding sequence ATGAGTGATAAACCAATCATCGAAGATCGCGGATCTATTGGAGATGGCAAAAACAATAGCGCCAAAACCGCCGGCAAAAAAATAGTTGTCGCAATAGCCTGTATAGGAATCTGCGGCTATGTGCTCTGGAACATCTTATCCACTCCCACAGAACAAAAAGACACCGCAAAAGCTCATAAAAAACAAGAAAAAAGCTTTCACAACACCCTAGCGCCTTTAGAGCTCGCCCCCTCTGACCCGCGTGCCAACATAGCGCCAATAACCTTACCACCCCCACAACCACTCGCACCAGAACCCAAAAAAGATGACCCACTACTTGATGCCGCAAGACGTGCCCCTGTTCTCGCTTTTGCCAGAGGCTCTAAATCTCAATTAAAAGACATCGTCAACACGACTCTCAACCCCCTTGAAAAATTCCATGCCCTTGAAAATCTCGCAAATGCGCAAAATTCTCCTGCCCTTCAAAACACACAAAATTTTGCAACCCTTTTAAAACCCACCACAACAGAAGAAACAAAAGCAAAACTCATCGGCAATAGAAACTTTATCATCGCCATGGGAACCTCTATCCCCTGTATCTTAGAAACGGCATTAAACAGCGACCAACCAGGCTTTGCAAGCTGCATAATCAACCGTGATATCCTCTCTGACAATGGACGCGTTGTTTTGCTTGATAAAGGAACCCAAGTCGTTGGAGAATACCGCGGTGGAATAAAACAAGGTCAATCTCGCCTCTTTGTGCTCTGGACAAGAGCCAAAACCCCAACCGGCGTCATCATTCCCCTTGCCTCACCAGCAACCGACACTTTAGGCAGAGCTGGTTTTGATGGCAACATCAACACCCATTGGTGGGAACGCTTTGGCTCTTCCCTTTTACTCACCGTTATTGATGGTGTCACAACCACCCTCACCAATAGAATGCAAAAAAAATCCAATAACGCAGGTGCAAACAACTCTGCGGGCGGTGGTTTTGAAGGCGCAAGCAGCCTTGGAAAAGATACAGCCACCGTTGCTCTTGAAAATCAAATCAACATCCCGCCTACCCTAGAAAAATTTCAAGGCGAACTCGTCAACATCTTTGTAGCAAGAGATCTCGATTTTTCATCTGTCTATAAACTAGTCGTAAAGAGCAAAAGAAACCGCTCTACTCCCAGCTATTCCTTTTTTCATTAA
- the virB11 gene encoding P-type DNA transfer ATPase VirB11, translating into MPSAKNAERASIVLTKLKILDDFLNNENLFEIVINRPGEVIVEGPNGWQTHTIKELTYSELEGIAKVVAAYTTQKISVENPVLSATLPNNERIQIVMPPAVAANTISMTIRKPSSRTFSLESLHENNLFSVAQNTSFTPAQQMTERLSELSDTEKELTDLFIAKDFCTFLERAVITQQNILISGKTGSGKTTLSKALIAKIPDYERILTIEDTPELVVPHSNKVQLFYSKDNQGLAKAGAKELLESGLRMRPDRILLQELRDGTAFYYIRNVNSGHPGSITTVHASTALAAFEQMTLLVKESDGGGNLARDDIRGLLISMIDVIIQCKRLEGKFRVTEIYYDPFKRRDAF; encoded by the coding sequence ATGCCATCAGCAAAAAATGCAGAACGAGCCTCCATCGTTTTAACAAAATTAAAAATCTTAGATGACTTCCTTAATAATGAGAATTTATTTGAAATTGTTATCAATCGCCCCGGCGAAGTAATCGTTGAGGGTCCCAATGGTTGGCAAACCCACACAATAAAAGAACTAACCTACAGCGAACTAGAAGGCATTGCGAAAGTTGTTGCTGCCTACACAACACAAAAAATCAGTGTAGAAAATCCCGTTCTTTCCGCAACACTTCCCAATAACGAACGCATACAAATTGTTATGCCTCCAGCTGTTGCAGCCAATACCATCAGCATGACCATTCGTAAACCTTCATCACGCACTTTTTCTCTTGAAAGTTTACATGAAAACAACCTGTTTTCTGTCGCCCAAAACACCAGTTTCACCCCCGCGCAACAAATGACTGAACGGTTATCCGAACTCTCTGATACAGAAAAAGAACTAACAGATCTCTTTATCGCCAAAGATTTTTGCACCTTTTTAGAGAGAGCCGTTATCACACAACAAAATATCTTAATATCTGGAAAAACCGGTTCTGGGAAAACAACCCTCTCCAAAGCTTTAATTGCAAAAATCCCTGACTATGAACGAATTCTCACCATTGAAGACACGCCAGAACTTGTCGTTCCCCATTCAAACAAAGTCCAACTTTTTTATTCAAAAGATAACCAAGGCTTAGCAAAAGCAGGCGCAAAAGAACTGCTTGAATCTGGCTTACGCATGCGCCCCGACAGAATCCTTCTACAAGAGCTGCGTGATGGTACAGCCTTTTACTACATCCGTAATGTCAATTCTGGTCACCCCGGCTCTATCACCACTGTCCACGCCTCAACAGCACTTGCAGCCTTCGAACAAATGACCCTTTTAGTCAAAGAAAGTGACGGTGGTGGTAATTTAGCACGCGATGATATCCGCGGCTTATTAATCTCGATGATAGATGTCATCATCCAATGTAAACGCCTCGAAGGAAAATTTCGTGTAACAGAAATCTATTACGACCCCTTCAAACGCCGAGATGCCTTTTAA
- a CDS encoding helix-turn-helix domain-containing protein, translating to MDKTSRAGSRILQGAREALAYAKGEADVTKFGIHIPANVDVKKIRKNIGLTQAQFAERFGFSVGRIRDWEQGRYSIDTSSRLLLSIIENEPEAINRALKKSLLA from the coding sequence ATGGATAAGACAAGTAGAGCTGGTTCTCGTATATTACAGGGTGCTCGTGAAGCTCTTGCCTATGCTAAAGGTGAAGCGGATGTCACCAAATTTGGTATCCATATTCCTGCAAATGTTGATGTCAAAAAAATCAGAAAAAATATTGGGTTGACACAGGCTCAATTTGCGGAACGTTTTGGTTTTTCTGTAGGTCGTATTCGTGATTGGGAACAGGGACGATATTCTATAGATACTTCTTCTCGTTTGTTGCTTTCAATCATTGAAAATGAACCAGAAGCGATCAATCGTGCTCTTAAAAAATCTCTATTGGCATAA
- a CDS encoding type II toxin-antitoxin system RelE/ParE family toxin, giving the protein MQTVIETTAYLISAKEEGILPEELFNIVSFITAHPNAGDLIQGIGGARKVRFPTKHKGKSGGYRVITFFGGQNIPVFLLDIYSKSSQGNLTKSDRNELKKILTALLNEYRKEK; this is encoded by the coding sequence ATGCAAACAGTGATTGAAACGACAGCTTATTTAATTTCTGCGAAAGAAGAAGGTATATTACCTGAAGAATTGTTTAATATTGTTTCTTTTATTACTGCTCATCCAAATGCTGGTGATCTTATACAAGGTATAGGTGGAGCAAGGAAAGTTAGATTTCCAACAAAGCATAAGGGTAAAAGTGGGGGATATAGGGTTATTACCTTTTTTGGTGGTCAAAATATTCCGGTGTTTCTCTTAGATATTTACAGTAAATCATCTCAAGGAAATTTGACAAAATCAGATAGGAATGAGCTAAAGAAAATTTTAACTGCGCTTCTTAATGAATATCGAAAGGAAAAATAA
- a CDS encoding type II toxin-antitoxin system RelB/DinJ family antitoxin → MSGVVDSKDVVRARIDKTLKKQAHEILASLGLTVSDFIRIALTKVVNERGLPFEMYISNEEQLETFKKRDKGEIYTGLKIWKICFVIWIFNLPDHK, encoded by the coding sequence ATGAGTGGAGTCGTAGATTCAAAAGATGTTGTACGTGCACGCATAGATAAGACGTTAAAAAAGCAAGCCCATGAAATATTAGCAAGTCTAGGACTTACGGTGTCTGATTTTATCCGGATTGCTTTGACAAAAGTTGTCAATGAAAGAGGCTTGCCGTTTGAGATGTATATTTCTAATGAGGAACAGCTTGAAACTTTCAAGAAAAGGGACAAGGGCGAGATATATACAGGGCTAAAGATATGGAAGATTTGTTTCGTCATTTGGATATTTAATCTTCCTGATCATAAATGA
- a CDS encoding Fic/DOC family protein, which translates to MKYKGGVDPYTDAETGVMYNRFGIKDKGTLQRVESTISYVKSFEFVHTPIRGRFDLNHMKDIHKKLFGDVYEWAGEIRSIDITKGGCLFAYHHQIESYAPKITQKLAKEQYLRGLGAYDFSQRAGYYMGEINALHPFREGNGRTQREFMGQLAREAGYNINWGGITREEMTKASIEALYGTSELLSELIRKNLT; encoded by the coding sequence GTGAAGTATAAAGGGGGCGTTGATCCTTATACTGATGCTGAAACTGGTGTGATGTATAATCGGTTTGGTATTAAAGACAAAGGCACACTGCAGCGCGTAGAATCTACGATTTCTTATGTAAAATCTTTCGAATTTGTACATACTCCTATTAGGGGTAGGTTTGATCTTAATCATATGAAAGATATTCACAAGAAGCTATTTGGTGACGTCTATGAATGGGCAGGAGAGATCCGTTCAATAGATATTACCAAAGGTGGTTGTTTATTTGCTTATCATCATCAGATTGAAAGCTATGCACCGAAGATTACACAGAAGCTTGCCAAAGAACAGTATCTGCGTGGTCTTGGCGCTTATGACTTTAGCCAGAGGGCTGGATATTACATGGGTGAAATAAATGCGTTGCATCCGTTTCGAGAGGGAAATGGACGTACTCAGCGTGAATTTATGGGTCAACTTGCTCGTGAAGCTGGTTATAATATCAACTGGGGCGGTATCACACGAGAGGAAATGACAAAGGCATCAATTGAGGCACTTTATGGTACTTCTGAATTACTGTCTGAGCTTATTCGTAAGAACCTTACCTAA
- a CDS encoding antitoxin VbhA family protein yields MLSEDEIKQRRFAAKNALASQRLEGLEPDPKVVEQMERVIIGELETSDVIKDLMERIKRGEV; encoded by the coding sequence ATGTTGAGTGAGGACGAAATTAAGCAACGTCGCTTTGCTGCTAAAAATGCATTAGCAAGCCAACGTTTAGAGGGATTGGAACCAGATCCAAAAGTCGTTGAGCAAATGGAGCGTGTTATTATTGGAGAACTTGAAACAAGTGATGTAATCAAGGATCTTATGGAACGGATAAAACGTGGTGAAGTATAA
- a CDS encoding helix-turn-helix domain-containing protein, producing the protein MMDKTNKAGSRILQGAREALSYAKGEADIAKFGIHIPANVDVKKIRKNIGLTQTQFAARFGFSVGRIRDWEQGRYSIDTSSKILLSVIENEPEAVNRALKKALTA; encoded by the coding sequence ATGATGGATAAGACAAATAAAGCAGGATCACGTATATTACAAGGTGCACGTGAGGCTCTTTCCTATGCTAAAGGTGAAGCTGATATCGCAAAGTTTGGTATTCATATTCCTGCAAACGTTGATGTAAAAAAAATTAGAAAAAATATTGGTTTAACGCAGACACAATTTGCAGCACGGTTTGGCTTTTCTGTCGGTCGTATTCGTGATTGGGAACAAGGACGATATTCTATCGATACATCTTCTAAGATATTGCTTTCTGTCATTGAAAACGAGCCAGAAGCTGTAAATCGTGCTCTTAAAAAGGCTTTAACAGCATAA
- a CDS encoding type II toxin-antitoxin system RelE/ParE family toxin, with the protein MKYMQTVIETTAYLISAKEEGVSPEELFDIVSFIAANPNAGDLMQGTGGARKVRFPTKHKGKSGGYRIITFFGGKDIPVFLLDVYSKSSQGNLTKAERNELKWILTALLDEYRKEK; encoded by the coding sequence ATGAAATATATGCAAACAGTCATTGAAACAACAGCTTATCTCATTTCTGCAAAAGAGGAAGGTGTATCGCCTGAGGAATTATTTGATATAGTTTCTTTTATTGCAGCTAATCCAAATGCCGGAGATCTTATGCAAGGTACGGGTGGCGCTAGAAAAGTTCGGTTTCCAACAAAACATAAAGGTAAAAGTGGCGGATATAGGATTATTACTTTTTTTGGTGGTAAAGATATTCCGGTTTTTCTTTTAGATGTTTATAGCAAATCGTCTCAAGGAAATTTAACCAAGGCAGAAAGAAATGAACTTAAGTGGATTTTAACCGCACTCTTAGACGAATATAGAAAGGAGAAATGA
- a CDS encoding type II toxin-antitoxin system RelE/ParE family toxin encodes MLKGDFKDYWSITVNENCRVIVRFEGIDVEMIDYLDYHEKGDLNNDEESFTSR; translated from the coding sequence TTGCTTAAGGGTGATTTCAAGGATTATTGGTCAATTACTGTAAATGAAAATTGTCGCGTAATAGTTCGCTTTGAGGGCATAGATGTCGAAATGATCGATTATCTAGATTATCATGAAAAAGGAGATCTAAACAATGATGAAGAATCCTTTACATCCCGGTGA
- the glmM gene encoding phosphoglucosamine mutase — translation MVQKYFGTDGIRGKANSFPMTPDFAMKVGMAVGVLFRSQHQSRRVVIGKDTRLSGYMLENALVSGLTAAGMEAFLLGPVPTPAVAMLCRSLRADLGVMISASHNPFYDNGIKLFGPDGFKLSDDMEAKIEQLIDTDLSKSLASSAEIGYAKRVEGDIYRYIEYAKRTLPRDVRLDALRIVVDCANGAAYKAAPRALWELGAEVFAIHDEPNGTNINQKCGSTDLSSLKRKVHEVRADVGIALDGDGDRVLIVDEKAQTVDGDQLIAVIAENWHKMGRLRRNGVVTTIMSNLGLERFLNSKGLHLVRTNVGDRYVVDAMRQKGYNVGGEASGHIVLSDFGTTGDGLVAALQILACMKESQSPMSQLCKRFEPVPQILKNVTIKNKNVLKKNPVKTAIDQAEKRLGKEARLVIRASGTEPVIRLMAEGDAREALDTVVTELMDVIIHHDVRMGTALEKS, via the coding sequence ATGGTGCAAAAATATTTTGGTACAGATGGAATTCGGGGGAAAGCCAATTCATTTCCTATGACACCCGATTTTGCCATGAAGGTGGGGATGGCTGTAGGGGTTTTATTCCGCTCACAACATCAATCACGTCGTGTGGTGATTGGCAAGGATACACGATTATCTGGCTATATGTTGGAAAACGCTTTGGTTTCAGGATTGACTGCTGCGGGGATGGAAGCTTTTTTATTGGGTCCAGTGCCAACACCTGCTGTTGCAATGCTTTGCCGCTCTTTGCGTGCGGATCTTGGGGTGATGATTTCTGCTTCTCATAACCCTTTCTATGATAATGGAATTAAACTTTTTGGTCCTGATGGTTTTAAACTTTCAGATGATATGGAAGCAAAAATTGAGCAATTGATCGATACAGATCTTTCAAAGTCTTTAGCAAGTTCTGCCGAAATTGGTTATGCAAAACGGGTTGAGGGGGATATTTATCGTTATATTGAATATGCCAAACGAACTTTGCCGCGTGATGTTCGCTTAGATGCTTTGCGTATTGTTGTGGATTGTGCCAATGGGGCTGCTTATAAAGCTGCGCCCCGTGCCTTATGGGAATTGGGGGCTGAGGTTTTTGCTATTCATGATGAGCCCAATGGAACCAATATTAATCAAAAATGTGGATCAACCGATTTAAGCTCTTTAAAACGAAAAGTGCATGAAGTGCGTGCTGATGTGGGAATCGCTCTTGATGGAGATGGGGATCGTGTTCTCATTGTTGATGAAAAAGCACAAACGGTTGATGGAGATCAGTTGATTGCTGTAATTGCTGAAAATTGGCATAAAATGGGACGATTACGGCGCAATGGTGTTGTCACAACGATTATGTCAAATCTTGGACTGGAGCGTTTTTTGAACAGCAAAGGGTTGCACCTTGTAAGGACAAATGTTGGAGATCGTTATGTTGTCGATGCCATGCGCCAAAAGGGATATAATGTTGGTGGTGAGGCTTCAGGACATATTGTGCTTAGTGATTTTGGTACTACGGGTGATGGTTTGGTGGCTGCATTGCAGATTTTAGCCTGTATGAAGGAAAGCCAAAGCCCTATGAGCCAATTGTGTAAACGGTTTGAACCTGTACCGCAAATTTTAAAAAATGTAACGATTAAAAATAAAAATGTCCTGAAAAAAAATCCCGTCAAAACGGCCATTGATCAAGCAGAGAAGCGGTTGGGAAAAGAGGCACGGCTGGTGATCCGCGCTTCTGGAACTGAACCAGTTATCCGCCTCATGGCTGAAGGTGATGCACGAGAAGCATTGGACACGGTCGTGACAGAGTTGATGGATGTTATTATCCATCATGATGTACGCATGGGGACTGCGCTTGAGAAATCTTGA